Proteins encoded in a region of the Streptomyces sp. NBC_01298 genome:
- a CDS encoding DUF805 domain-containing protein yields the protein MHYFTDVVKRYVDFNGRARRQEYWMYTLIYVALLIVAIVVDFALGTYPLLYSLLALGLFLPTLGVGVRRLHDQGKSGWWILVGIIPFVGWIWAIVLMATEGTPGPNQYGPSPKAVHA from the coding sequence ATGCACTACTTCACCGATGTCGTCAAGCGGTACGTCGACTTCAACGGTCGCGCCCGGCGCCAGGAATACTGGATGTACACGCTGATCTACGTGGCGCTGCTGATCGTCGCCATCGTCGTCGACTTCGCGCTCGGCACCTACCCGCTGCTGTACTCGCTGCTCGCTCTCGGCCTCTTCCTCCCCACGCTCGGGGTGGGCGTGCGCCGCCTCCACGACCAGGGCAAGTCCGGTTGGTGGATCCTGGTCGGCATCATCCCCTTCGTCGGCTGGATCTGGGCCATCGTGCTCATGGCCACCGAGGGGACCCCCGGCCCGAACCAGTACGGCCCGAGCCCGAAGGCCGTCCACGCCTGA